A section of the Leptotrichia sp. HSP-342 genome encodes:
- the rodA gene encoding rod shape-determining protein RodA — MFQNQRLNDMRNNIRRIDKMILLIVYALVMISTIFVYSATRQGGMVVKNMLWIGIGTVLVFLIAAVDYKNVKYFIRHIYGICVILLLLVRFAGKKTLGAQRWIALGPFQLQPSEFVKIAIVIIIAYWIVNKYKSGINNLNDIIGAVLPVTPLILLILIQPDLGTTLITVSAFLFMIFLYGANMKPIWIIGIVLMLSVYPIYKFVLSDYQRTRVETFLHPETDRKGSGWHVIQSKISVGAGGFLGKGVLQGSQSRLEFLPEAQTDFIFSVLSEELGFVGSSLVLLLYFALIFEIMRISRIVQDDFGRLILYGIAGVIFMHVIVNVGMTIGLVPVTGKPLLFMSYGGSSFLASFIMIGIVESIKIHNN, encoded by the coding sequence ATGTTTCAAAACCAAAGATTGAATGATATGAGAAATAATATCCGTCGGATAGATAAAATGATATTACTGATTGTGTATGCTCTTGTAATGATAAGTACAATATTTGTATATAGTGCGACAAGACAGGGCGGGATGGTTGTAAAAAATATGCTGTGGATTGGGATAGGAACAGTGTTAGTATTTTTAATAGCAGCAGTTGATTATAAAAATGTAAAATATTTCATTCGACATATTTACGGTATATGTGTTATTTTGCTTTTACTTGTACGATTTGCAGGGAAAAAGACTCTTGGAGCACAGCGTTGGATTGCACTAGGGCCGTTTCAACTGCAGCCGTCGGAGTTTGTAAAGATAGCGATTGTTATAATTATTGCTTATTGGATTGTAAACAAGTATAAAAGTGGAATTAATAATTTAAATGACATTATTGGGGCAGTTTTGCCAGTAACTCCACTTATTTTGCTAATCCTTATCCAGCCTGATTTGGGAACAACTTTGATAACAGTTTCTGCATTTCTGTTTATGATTTTTCTATATGGCGCAAACATGAAGCCAATTTGGATAATAGGGATAGTCCTAATGTTATCAGTTTATCCAATTTACAAGTTTGTACTAAGTGATTATCAGAGAACACGTGTGGAGACATTTTTACATCCTGAAACAGATAGAAAAGGAAGCGGATGGCATGTAATACAGTCTAAAATATCAGTTGGAGCTGGAGGATTTTTAGGAAAAGGAGTTCTGCAAGGAAGCCAAAGTAGGCTGGAATTTCTGCCTGAGGCACAGACCGATTTTATTTTTTCAGTATTGTCTGAAGAACTGGGATTTGTAGGTTCCTCATTAGTTTTGCTTCTATATTTTGCATTAATTTTTGAAATAATGAGGATATCACGAATCGTACAGGATGATTTTGGTCGCCTCATATTATACGGTATAGCGGGCGTTATCTTTATGCACGTAATTGTAAACGTAGGAATGACAATTGGACTTGTTCCGGTTACAGGGAAACCATTGTTATTTATGAGTTATGGTGGAAGCTCGTTTCTAGCTTCATTTATAATGATAGGGATAGTTGAAAGTATAAAAATTCATAATAATTAA
- a CDS encoding RluA family pseudouridine synthase, whose protein sequence is MEKKEVIVNSEMEGMRLDRYLRKNFKEESLSRIFGAIRSGDIKINGKKSKENYRLLLNDKIIIRNLSSGNIGKTGNSVNIAKEKNLKILESDLEKYKKMVIFENEDFFIVNKKENIPMHKGTGHKYGLAEVFKEIYKSENINFANRLDFETSGLVIGCKTLKFLRYISQKIRDNEVHKKYFAIVHNRNVTEHPKFKEKNLNLKDFKIENYLTTMENKVIVSEKHILGESKKSITYFKQINLDKLENSKKILKLLEKNNKNILLLDIELITGRKHQIRAQLAHEGLFIVGDKKYGIKDGSSRFFLCCYSLSFDNYNFSIIDKAFF, encoded by the coding sequence TTGGAGAAAAAGGAAGTTATTGTAAATTCTGAGATGGAAGGAATGCGGCTTGACAGATATTTAAGAAAAAATTTTAAGGAAGAGTCGCTTAGCAGGATTTTTGGAGCGATAAGGTCTGGAGATATTAAAATTAATGGAAAAAAATCAAAAGAGAATTATCGTCTTTTGCTAAATGATAAAATTATAATTAGAAATTTATCTTCAGGAAATATTGGAAAAACAGGAAACAGTGTGAATATAGCCAAGGAGAAAAATTTAAAAATTTTAGAAAGTGATCTAGAAAAATATAAAAAAATGGTTATTTTTGAAAATGAAGATTTTTTTATTGTGAATAAAAAGGAAAATATTCCGATGCATAAAGGAACAGGGCACAAATATGGACTTGCTGAAGTTTTTAAGGAAATTTATAAAAGTGAAAATATTAATTTTGCGAATAGACTGGATTTTGAAACATCGGGTCTTGTTATTGGTTGTAAAACTTTAAAGTTTCTTAGATATATTTCTCAAAAAATTAGAGATAATGAAGTTCATAAAAAATATTTTGCAATTGTTCATAATAGAAATGTAACTGAACATCCTAAGTTTAAAGAAAAAAATCTTAATTTGAAAGATTTTAAAATTGAAAATTATTTGACAACAATGGAAAATAAAGTTATTGTCTCTGAAAAGCATATTTTAGGAGAGTCTAAAAAAAGTATCACTTATTTTAAGCAGATAAATCTTGATAAATTAGAAAATTCAAAAAAGATATTAAAATTACTAGAAAAAAATAATAAAAATATTTTACTTTTAGATATTGAACTGATTACTGGAAGAAAACATCAGATAAGAGCTCAACTTGCTCACGAAGGTCTTTTTATAGTGGGTGATAAGAAGTATGGTATAAAAGATGGAAGTAGCAGATTTTTTCTTTGCTGTTATTCACTTTCTTTTGACAACTATAATTTTTCGATTATAGACAAAGCATTTTTTTAA
- a CDS encoding LptF/LptG family permease: MNKLDKYIILNYVKSFILGMMMFFLIFLLAESISLTGWIMDGKLKGHDAIRYLRYGTPEIITNTAPLGVLLGSLLCISKMAKQLEIAAMKTSGISFARIALFPMIFSFLVSMGVFWLNYDALGKSNTKKENLKSLKIDNKEPVKAEKKFIFVKIDKKTVLFSEHVNKNTGTMEHIEILKFEKGFKEISKIYTSPFGKINPKTNEWTFKDLKEYDDKTNLMKPADTKKFKFIAKMEDVLASPVKAKNLTMPELREKVVYFTRVGADSLNLRIEFYYRISFALSSFVMCLIGLSLGSRYVRGGAALNIGLSVIIGYAYYGVSTILRSMAVSGAVPIYAACFIPLIIFLIVGIKLFRDSEY, from the coding sequence ATGAATAAATTAGATAAATATATAATTCTAAACTATGTAAAAAGTTTTATTTTAGGAATGATGATGTTTTTCTTAATATTTTTACTAGCTGAAAGTATTAGTCTTACAGGATGGATTATGGACGGAAAGCTTAAAGGACATGATGCCATAAGATATCTGAGATACGGAACACCTGAAATAATAACAAATACAGCTCCTCTTGGAGTTCTGCTTGGAAGTCTTCTGTGTATAAGCAAAATGGCAAAACAGCTGGAAATCGCAGCAATGAAAACAAGTGGAATCAGTTTCGCAAGAATAGCTTTATTTCCAATGATTTTTTCATTTCTTGTAAGTATGGGCGTATTTTGGTTAAATTACGACGCTTTAGGAAAATCAAATACTAAAAAAGAAAATTTAAAATCTTTAAAAATTGATAATAAGGAACCTGTCAAGGCGGAGAAAAAATTTATTTTTGTAAAAATTGATAAAAAAACAGTACTTTTTAGTGAACACGTAAATAAAAATACTGGGACCATGGAGCATATTGAAATACTGAAATTTGAAAAAGGCTTTAAGGAAATAAGCAAAATATACACTTCTCCTTTTGGAAAAATTAACCCAAAAACAAATGAATGGACTTTTAAAGACTTAAAGGAGTACGATGATAAAACTAATTTAATGAAACCTGCTGATACAAAAAAATTCAAATTTATTGCAAAAATGGAGGATGTACTGGCAAGTCCAGTCAAGGCAAAAAATTTGACAATGCCTGAATTACGTGAAAAGGTAGTTTATTTTACAAGAGTTGGAGCAGATTCCTTAAATTTAAGAATAGAATTTTATTATAGAATATCTTTTGCATTATCTTCATTCGTTATGTGTCTAATTGGACTTTCACTAGGAAGTAGGTATGTAAGAGGGGGAGCAGCTCTAAATATAGGATTATCTGTAATAATTGGTTATGCCTATTATGGTGTCAGCACGATTTTACGTTCAATGGCAGTATCTGGAGCAGTTCCAATTTATGCAGCTTGTTTTATTCCGTTAATTATATTTTTAATAGTTGGAATAAAATTATTTAGGGATTCTGAATACTAA
- the accD gene encoding acetyl-CoA carboxylase, carboxyltransferase subunit beta, which translates to MGLFSSRKSKNKYVTLTSKSKLTVDIVDDNKWKKCNQCNEIIYNEDLKNNLNVCPKCGNYFRLTAFERIELLIDEETFMERDMTLNSKDVLNFPGYEEKLETSREKSRMLDGVISGVGKINGIEVSIAAMEFSFMGGSMGSVVGEKITRALERGLKRKIPVVVVSSSGGARMQEGILSLMQMAKTSGAVKRLNEAGIPFISVPVDPTTGGVTASFAMLGDVIITEPNAFIAFAGPRVIEQTVNQKLPKGFQRAEFLLEHGMIDIISERKDLKTTIYRVLEKLV; encoded by the coding sequence ATGGGTTTATTTTCAAGTAGAAAATCAAAAAATAAATATGTAACACTTACATCCAAATCAAAATTGACAGTTGATATTGTAGATGACAATAAGTGGAAAAAATGTAATCAATGTAATGAGATTATTTATAACGAGGATCTGAAAAATAATTTAAATGTATGTCCAAAATGTGGAAATTATTTTAGGCTTACAGCTTTTGAAAGAATTGAGCTTCTAATTGACGAGGAGACTTTTATGGAAAGAGATATGACACTTAATTCAAAAGATGTACTGAACTTTCCTGGATATGAGGAAAAATTAGAAACTTCACGTGAGAAAAGTCGTATGTTAGATGGTGTAATTAGTGGAGTCGGAAAAATAAATGGGATAGAAGTTAGTATTGCCGCAATGGAATTCAGTTTTATGGGTGGAAGCATGGGTTCAGTTGTTGGAGAAAAGATTACAAGGGCATTGGAACGAGGGCTTAAAAGAAAAATACCAGTTGTAGTAGTTTCAAGCTCTGGTGGTGCAAGAATGCAGGAAGGAATCTTGTCACTTATGCAAATGGCAAAGACTTCAGGGGCAGTAAAAAGATTGAATGAAGCAGGAATTCCATTTATTTCTGTGCCTGTTGATCCGACTACAGGTGGAGTGACAGCTTCTTTTGCGATGCTTGGAGATGTTATCATAACAGAGCCAAATGCTTTTATCGCTTTCGCAGGACCTAGAGTTATTGAGCAGACTGTAAATCAGAAATTGCCAAAAGGGTTTCAAAGGGCAGAATTTTTGCTAGAACACGGAATGATTGATATAATTTCAGAAAGAAAAGACTTAAAAACAACGATTTATAGAGTATTGGAAAAATTAGTGTAA
- the metF gene encoding methylenetetrahydrofolate reductase [NAD(P)H] → MKIKDMFEQKEHLISFEIFPPNKNFSEEKLKNVTAELVEYKPDFISVTYGAGGKTKGGTIEMASYIKNNLKTEVLAHLTCVGSKKSEINDYLQEAKNHNVKNILALRGDVPVGETEEIYNKGDYKYASELIRDLRKNREFHDFSIGGAFYPETHYENNDLVDLFHLKNKVEAGTDFLTSQMFFDNNIFIKFKEQAEKLDIKVPLVAGIMPVTNAKQIKRIIELSKCSVPKKLDKLLEKYGDNLESMKKAGIMYASEQIIELLAYGIKGIHIYTMNKPEIAREIMKNIEFAR, encoded by the coding sequence ATGAAAATAAAGGATATGTTTGAACAGAAAGAGCATCTAATTTCCTTTGAAATTTTTCCACCAAACAAAAATTTTTCTGAAGAAAAATTAAAAAATGTTACAGCTGAACTTGTAGAATATAAACCAGATTTTATAAGCGTTACGTATGGTGCTGGTGGGAAAACTAAAGGTGGAACTATTGAAATGGCATCATATATAAAAAATAATCTAAAAACTGAGGTTCTGGCTCATTTAACTTGCGTAGGAAGTAAAAAAAGTGAAATTAATGATTACCTCCAGGAAGCAAAAAATCATAATGTAAAAAATATATTAGCTTTACGTGGAGATGTACCAGTTGGGGAAACAGAAGAGATTTATAACAAAGGAGATTATAAGTATGCTTCTGAATTAATTAGGGATTTGAGAAAAAATAGAGAATTTCATGATTTTTCAATTGGGGGAGCATTTTATCCTGAAACACATTATGAAAATAATGATTTAGTGGACTTGTTCCATTTAAAAAATAAAGTTGAGGCTGGAACAGATTTTTTGACTTCCCAAATGTTCTTTGATAACAATATTTTTATAAAATTTAAGGAACAAGCTGAAAAGCTGGATATAAAAGTTCCTTTAGTTGCTGGGATTATGCCAGTTACAAATGCAAAACAGATAAAAAGGATTATAGAGTTGTCAAAATGTTCTGTTCCTAAAAAATTGGATAAACTATTAGAAAAATATGGAGATAATCTAGAGTCAATGAAAAAAGCTGGAATAATGTATGCGAGCGAACAGATTATAGAATTGCTAGCTTACGGAATTAAAGGAATTCATATTTATACAATGAACAAGCCTGAAATTGCAAGAGAAATTATGAAAAATATTGAATTTGCAAGATAA
- a CDS encoding acetyl-CoA carboxylase carboxyltransferase subunit alpha, whose translation MSIKDEIKELEDNIAELKRFSAERNIDFSAQITELEKNLEDKYRDFEENEMDAWNRIQISRNPQRPYTLDYIKELTQDFIELHGDRLSKDDNAIVGGLATIDGYKIMIIGQQKGRDIESNIFRNFGMASPEGYRKALRLMRMAERFKLPILTLIDTAGAYPGIEAEEKGQGEAIAKNLAEMFGFRVPIVSVVIGEGGSGGALGIGVADSILMFENSVYSVISPEGCASILFNDSTKAAEAAKSLKMDAISLKSLGVIDEIIKEPLGGAHRNFKETAQNLKEMVVKEFKRIDKFSLRELLKRRYDKYRKIGEFFEE comes from the coding sequence ATGAGTATAAAAGATGAAATTAAAGAATTGGAAGATAATATAGCCGAATTAAAAAGATTTTCAGCTGAAAGAAACATTGATTTTTCTGCTCAAATAACAGAACTTGAAAAAAACCTCGAAGATAAATATAGAGATTTTGAGGAAAATGAAATGGATGCCTGGAATAGAATTCAAATTTCAAGAAATCCTCAGAGACCATATACTTTGGATTATATAAAGGAATTGACGCAGGATTTTATAGAACTTCACGGTGATAGGCTTTCAAAGGATGATAATGCCATTGTAGGAGGGCTTGCAACAATTGATGGTTATAAAATAATGATAATAGGGCAGCAAAAAGGAAGAGACATTGAATCAAATATTTTTAGAAATTTTGGTATGGCGAGTCCTGAAGGGTATAGAAAGGCTCTTAGATTAATGAGAATGGCAGAACGTTTTAAATTACCAATTCTGACATTAATTGATACAGCTGGAGCGTATCCTGGAATAGAAGCCGAAGAAAAAGGGCAAGGAGAGGCTATTGCTAAAAATTTAGCAGAAATGTTTGGATTCCGTGTACCAATTGTGTCTGTTGTTATTGGAGAAGGAGGAAGTGGAGGAGCATTAGGAATTGGTGTGGCAGACTCAATTTTAATGTTTGAAAATAGTGTATATTCTGTTATTTCTCCGGAGGGATGCGCCTCAATTCTTTTTAATGATTCAACGAAAGCTGCAGAAGCTGCAAAAAGTTTAAAAATGGATGCGATTAGTCTAAAAAGTCTCGGGGTAATAGATGAAATTATAAAAGAACCTTTAGGAGGAGCTCATAGAAATTTTAAAGAAACAGCGCAAAATTTAAAAGAAATGGTTGTGAAGGAATTTAAACGGATTGATAAATTTTCACTAAGAGAGTTGCTTAAAAGAAGATATGATAAATATAGAAAAATTGGGGAATTTTTTGAGGAATAA
- a CDS encoding M16 family metallopeptidase — MIEKIRTNSGIEVIFDRLESISTCSVGVFVKTGSRDESDTEEGISHVLEHMIFKGTPTRNYFEISEEIDYLGANVNAHTTKEETVFYINALTQFLGKSVDILFDIVTNSTIDEKELEKEKDVIMEEIKMYKDSPDDLVFEMNYADSINGQYGKPIIGTEASVKGFTADEIRKYYKERYTKDNILVVVSGNFDKNEIIQKIDQYFSKLGDKKIDRRDKIDFSFNAGKKIVSKDINQVNICISHQSEDYNSKNKIYTDILANIIGGSMSSRLFQEIREKNGLAYSVYTYNQYYLSGGLTSTYIGTNLENYEKAIEITLSEFKKLRENGVTEDELQKAKNKYMSRIAFAMENPRSRMGIIGNYYIRKNEILDTEKMKNEVNDVKIEDVNTFAKTKYLAENITVLGNINK, encoded by the coding sequence ATGATAGAAAAGATAAGGACAAATAGTGGAATAGAAGTTATTTTTGATAGGCTTGAAAGTATTTCTACCTGCTCAGTTGGAGTATTTGTAAAAACTGGCTCACGAGATGAAAGTGATACGGAGGAAGGAATCTCTCATGTACTGGAACATATGATTTTTAAAGGGACTCCTACTAGAAATTATTTTGAAATTTCTGAAGAAATTGATTATCTTGGGGCAAATGTGAATGCACATACGACTAAAGAAGAAACAGTTTTTTATATAAATGCCTTAACACAGTTTCTAGGAAAGTCTGTAGATATTTTGTTTGACATTGTTACAAATTCTACGATTGATGAAAAGGAATTGGAAAAAGAAAAAGATGTAATCATGGAAGAAATTAAGATGTATAAGGATTCGCCAGATGATTTAGTATTTGAAATGAATTATGCAGACAGTATAAATGGGCAGTATGGAAAGCCTATTATTGGAACAGAAGCTAGTGTAAAAGGCTTTACTGCAGATGAAATCAGAAAATATTATAAGGAAAGATACACAAAAGACAATATTTTGGTTGTAGTTTCTGGAAATTTTGATAAAAACGAGATTATTCAGAAAATTGATCAATATTTTTCAAAATTAGGTGATAAAAAGATTGATAGACGTGATAAAATAGATTTTTCATTTAATGCTGGAAAAAAAATTGTCTCAAAAGATATAAATCAAGTTAATATCTGTATTTCTCATCAAAGTGAAGATTATAACAGTAAAAATAAAATATATACGGATATTTTAGCGAATATTATTGGTGGTTCAATGAGTTCTAGACTTTTTCAGGAAATCCGTGAGAAAAATGGACTTGCCTATTCTGTTTATACGTATAATCAATATTATTTATCAGGAGGCCTGACATCGACGTACATTGGAACGAATCTAGAAAATTATGAAAAGGCAATAGAAATAACGCTTTCAGAATTTAAAAAGTTACGTGAAAATGGAGTTACAGAAGATGAACTTCAGAAAGCAAAAAACAAATATATGAGCAGAATCGCCTTTGCAATGGAAAATCCACGTTCAAGAATGGGAATTATAGGAAATTATTATATTAGAAAAAATGAAATTTTAGATACTGAAAAAATGAAAAATGAAGTTAATGATGTAAAAATTGAGGATGTAAATACTTTTGCAAAAACGAAATATTTAGCAGAAAATATAACAGTTTTGGGAAATATTAATAAATAA